CGTAACCGGCATTCAGGCTGCCGCGGCTGACTTCATTCAAAACGCAGCGGCGGTAAGCGAATATTACGCGCCGGAATCGACCGATTTTGCAGCTCTTTTACGGAATAAAATAGATTCTGAACCGCACGTTGCCGCCGTTACCGTAACGCGGAATAATAAAACGGTGTTCGCTTATCCGCTGTCTTCTTCGCTGATAACAACGGGAAGCGACGGTTCGCCGCAAATGGCGGCGTCTTCCGCACTCGTCCGGCTTACGAGCAGAGTCGCAGGTCTCGGTTCGGGCGAAAACGCCGTAATCACAACGGCCGCGTACGTCATTCAGCCCGCTTCGATTTACGCCTACGCGCGAATTTCCTTTTTACTGATTTTAGCCGGCACGCTGTGCGCGGCGATTCTGCTGCTCTACGTGTACCTGACCGACCGGCAGAACGACGAGCCGGAAGAAGTTCCGTATACCGCGGTGCCGGAATTCGGAACGAAGTCCGTTTTGCGGTATGATTCTGCGATTCCGCCGCTGTACGAAGACGCAGCGGTTCCGGAGTACCCGAACGAGGTACGGCTGCCGGAGGCGGAGACCGAACCGAACGAGGTACGGCTGCCGAACGCAGAGAGCGAACCGGACGAAGTGCAGCTGCCGAACGCAGAGAGCGAACCGAACGTTGGAAACGCTGCGGGCGCGCCGCTTCCAGTTTCAGGCGCGATTGATCCGACCGGCTTGTTTTCACCGGTAACGGGATTCGGTTGGGAATCATATCTTGAAGAACGGCTTGACTCCGAACTGATCAGATCCGCGTCTTCGGAAGAAGATCTGACGCTCATGATTTTCCGATTTCCGGGACTTGATCGGGCGTCGCCGCTCGCCCGGAATATCTGCGCGGCGCTTTTGGACTTCTTCAAATTCCGCGATTTGGTATTTGAATACGGCGAAGACGGCTATTCGGGAATTCTGCACGACACGGATCTTGAAACGGCAATAGAACTCGCCGAAGAATTACACGCAAAATTGAACTTGCTGCTTGAAGAAGCAGGATTCACGGCAAAAATGGGCATCGGTATTTCAACCAGATCGTTTCGGCTGATACCGGGGAAACGGCTCTTTACGGAAGCGGAGCAAGCGCTCGTACACGCGCTTGAAGATCTGGAAACATCAATCGTTGCGTTCAGAGTGGATCCGGATAAATACCGCCAGTATATCAGCGAAAGCGCGCAGCATACCGCGAAAAATCCGTAAACCGGCAACGTCGTTTTTAATTCTGCGTTTCGATCGCCGGTATTTCAGCAGTCGGCGTTTCGGTATCCGGCGTTTCCGTATCCTGCGGCTTCAATTTTTTTTCAAGTGATTCTATTACCGTGCTGTCGGGAAAGTCGGTTTTCAGCAGTTCCAACTGCTTGGCCGCGTCGTCGTTTCGGCCGGCCGCAGCCAGCAGCACGGTGTAATTTTCCCGCAGCGACTGATCGAACGGCTGGAGCGCGGTAAGTTTTTCATACTGAACGAGCGCCGAATCGATATCGCCTTTTTGCGCGGTGATGTAAGCCAAAGACGCAGCGAGCGATACGTTCTGCGAATCCTGCGCAAGCAGCTCCCGATAAACGGATTCCGCGTTCACCCAATCCTTTGCAAGCGCGTACGCGTAACCGATTTTGTAGTACGCAATCCGCTCGAATTCGGCACTGCGCATTGCGAGCCGATAATATTCAACGGCTTTCGTATAATTTTTCAGATTGAGATTGCCTTCGGCTATCGCGTAATATTCGGAAGCCAGATTTTTCAGAATGCGTTCGTTCTCTCCGGGAATACGCACTCCCCCGGCGGACGAACAGGCCGCGCTCCCCAAAAGCAATCCGCCCGATAAAAGCACGATTCCGATACGCAAAACGCAGCGCAGATGTATCATGCGGAACCTCAGCGCATGTTTCCGAGTACGGTTTGTTCGATTTTGCGCAGCTGAGAACGGTACAAACCGGTAATATTGGATCCGTAATCGGCGATCAGCTGAATTATATTGCGCGGCGTGTCTTCCGTGTCGCGACCGTTCAGCCGGTCTCCGGCGTCTCCCAAGCCGGGCATGATGTACGCCGAAGCGTTCAGCACCGGATCCATCCACAGCGTGTATACGGTGCAGTTTTCGAGCGCACGCACGACGCGCAGCCCGCCTTTGAGCGCGGCAATCACGTTGAAGAATTTTATGGAACGGGGTTTAACGCCCTGTTCAAGCAGATATTTTACGACCGTAACCAGAGAACCGCCGGTTGCGTTCATGGGATCCGCAAAAATCAAGTCCTTTCCGTCCAAATCTTCCAATTTGAAAAAAGAATTCTGCAAATCCAGAATGTATTCCATATCGTTTTCGTGTTTGGAATCGTTGCGCTTGATCTTGAACAATGCGAACGGCGTAACGTATCCGTGGGAAGAATATTCTTCAATTTCCTTCGACATAATCATGGAAGGCAGCAGCGCGCCGCGCAGCATGACGCACATCACGGTGTTTTCGATTTTATAATCGATATCGGGTATTTTATGGACCGAATAATTCTGTACGGGAGCGGTAACCGGCGTTTTTACGACCAGATAATTTTTGTTATCCGAATGATTTCCCGTATAAGCCAGACGGAACAGCATTTCGTACGCGCGCTGACTGTAATACACGAATTCCTGATGGTCGGTTCTGATGTCGCGCAGCTTCGCGATAACACGGGAAGCTTCGGCGTGACTTTCTTCTTCCGTACAGAATGAAAAAACTTTCAGTGCGGGAACTTCCGCACAGATAGTCTGCATCAAATGCCCCATTTCGTTAAAAACGTCGATAACTTTTTTTTCTTCCGCAGCGAGCGTCGAACTGAATCCGCCGCCGGCGATCACTTTAAAGGAAGCCATCGCGCGTTCGTACAATATATCCATTTCGGCAAGATACTTCTGGTCCTGCTCCGTCAAATACCCGTCGAGTGATTCCGCTTTCAGAATGATCTTTGAATCCATGAGTAACTCCTATAAAAAATCAACCGTTCGCACATTCACGACGGTTGATTCGTAAATAATGAAACTATCGTGTCTATATTGAAAACCGCGCCGGATATCCTCACGGAATCGGCGGACGCAGCTTCAAAATCGAAATTTTTTCCACCGATGCGCACGGCGATTCCGAGCATTGCGAGTGCGGGTCGCAGCGCCCGTGAATCGGACAATTCAATCAACGCGGTGAGCGCGTAGGCCGGACTTCCGGTTTCAGGATCGAGGCCCGCAAAAGACAACGTTCCCGATACCGCGGCGAGCGGAAAATCGAAAACGAATCCCGACTGCCGCAATCTGCGCATAACAAAAATCGGATCTTTTATATAAAATCGTATATCGTCGGCCGCCGCGTGCGTAAAACCGTAAGAGGAGGAGACGGCTTCCGCACGGCCGTCGATTGCGATTGCGGCTCCGATATCGGGTTCCGTCCCGCCGGCGAACATTGCGGAAACGTCCGCCGCGATAAAAGCAAGCGATGAAGACGGGAACGCGAACTGCAGCGGAATATCCGGTCGGGCGTAATACGCTCCCGCGCCGCCGCCGGACGCGGCGGGAATTTTGCGCCAGCCGTTCTTTTTTGAAAAAACCGCGCCGAGCGCAAAAGAAGGAAACGAACCGGTTACCGCCGAAGACAGGTTTCCGGAAGCGTCGAATCCCGCATACACGGTATCGACGCGCTTCAGAACTTTACGTATATCCGCCGGCGCCAGCTGCGGCGCAAGCGCATCGGTAAACGCGCGCACCGCGCCTTCGTTCGGTACGGCGGGAAACTGCACGTATAAAACCGTATTCTCCGGCATCAGGGAAAACGGCTGCAACCGCCCCGCGGCCGCGCCGGAACGCGACGCGCAGCCTGCGATCAGCAGAACGCCGATCAGGCAGAATACGGCGGCGGCTCCCCGGTGCAGAATCGGATACGGTCTACGCTTTTTCAACGGCGACGCTCCACACCTGTTCGCCGGCTTCGACATCCGTACCCGACGGAACGGAAGACGCCCACGCGGTTTTGACGGCGAGCGTTTCTCCCGCAATAAAATCGGCGAACTGCGCATACGCTTCTTTCAATTCGTCGGAACCGGACGCCGTCAGCACGATGCGATCGGTAACGGAAAGACCGGATTCTTTGCGCAAATTCTGAACACCGCGGATAAGATCGCGCACGTACCCTTCTTTACGCAGATCGTCGGTAATTTCCGAATCGAGCGCGACAGTCAGCGTACCGTCGTTGACTACTTTCAGATGCGCCTTTTCAAGACGGTCGACGATAATTTTCGACGCGTCGAGTTCGACCGTTCGGCCTGCGACGTCGATGCTGAGCGTGGAACCGTCCAAAATCGACTGTATCGCTTCCTGATCCAATTCGGCAATGACTGCCGAGGCGGCTTTCATCAGCGGCCCCAATTCCTTGCCGAGCGTACGGAAATTCGCCTTCGCCTTATATTCGACCAATTCGTCTTCACGTTCGTGGAAGACGACCTTTTTTACGTTCAATTCTTCACGGATGGATTCTTCCATTTCGAGCAGAACTTTCTTTTCTTCCGGATTTCGCGTGACGAACTCAACCGTTTTAAGCGGCTGGCGGATTTTCAGGTTGAACTGATAGCGCAGCGACCGCCCCATGGAAACGGCTTTCTGCACGGTTTCCATTTTGAACTCAAGGGAGAGATCGCGCTTCGCTTCGTCGTACGCCGGGTAATCCGCCAAATGAACGGATTCGGGATCTTCGGGCGTGCGCAGATTCTGCCACATGATTTCGGTTATAAACGGAACGACCGGAGCGGCGACCAGTGAAAAGGTTTTAAGCGCCAGATACAGCGTTTCGTAGGCTTCGGTTTTGTCGCCGTCGTTTTCACTTTTCCAAAAACGGCGGCGGCTGCGCCGGATATACCAATTGTTCAGCTGGTCGATGTACGAAACGATCGGATCGATTGCCCGAGACAAATCGTACGCGTCGAGCGCGCCGCTCACGTCCGTAACCAATTTCTGCGTAATGGAAAGCAGCCAGCGGTCGAGCGGATTCGTCGGCGAAACGGAATCGAACGCGTGGCCGGTTGCCTGAATGCCGTCGATGTTCGCGTACGTGATGTAAAAACTGTAGCTGTTCCACAGCGGGATCAGAATGCTTTTAAGCACGTCACGCACGCCTTCGTCGCTGTATTTGAGATCGTCGGCTTTGACTACGGCCGAATGCATCAGAAACAGGCGGATCGCGTCGGCGCCGAACGTATTGACGGCCACCGCCGGATCGGTATAGTTGCGCAGACTTTTGGACATTTTTTTACCGTCGGAAGCGAGCACCAAACCGTTTACGACGCAATTTTTGAACGCAGGCCGGTCGAACAGCGCCGCCGCGAGAACGGTCAGCGAATAAAACCAGCCGCGCGTTTGATCCAGCCCTTCGGAAATGAAATCGGCAGGAAAATGCGCTTCAAAATATTCCTTGTTTTCAAACGGATAATGATTCTGCGCGTACGGCATGGAACCCGACTCGAACCAGCAGTCGAGCACTTCGGGAATGCGGCTCATCGTACCGCCGCACTCGCACGGAATCGTGATCTTATCTACGAAGTGTTTATGCAAATCTTCAGGATAGGTGCCGGACAGTTCTTCCAGTTCGCGGCGGCTTCCGACGCAGATCGTTTTTCCGCAGTCGGGACACTTCCACACGGGAATCGGATTTCCCCAGTACCGGTTGCGGCTGATCGCCCAGTCGCGCGCGCCTTCAAGCCATTTGCCGAAGCGGCCGTTTTTGATATGTTCCGGCTGCCAAGTGATCTGATAATTCGCTTTCAGCAGCTTATCGCGGATCGATTCGACGCCGACGAACCAACTGCCGACGGCGCGATAAATGAGCGGGCTTGAACAACGCCAGCAGTGCGGATACGCGTGCAGAATCTGGTCGCGTTTGACCAGTTTGCCTTCCGTTTTCAAACGTTCCATGATATCTTTGTCGCAGTCTTTTACGAAACGCCCGGCGTAATCGGGTACTTCCGCCGTAAACTTGCATTCGTTGTCGACCGGACATACGGTGGGAACACCGGAACCTTTGAACACTTTATTGTCGTCTTCACCGAAGCCGGGCGCGGTGTGCACGATGCCCGTACCGTCTTCCGTGGAAACGAAATCGGCGGTGAACACCCGGAACGCACCGATCGACGGCGGATTACCGTCCGAACCGTCGGAAGCGTTTGCCAAATTCGCAAAATACGGAAACAGCGGTTCGTAACGGGTACCGACAAGCTCGCTTCCCTTTTTACGCCACACGAGTTCATACTGATCGGGACTCTTGTAATACGCGGCCAAACGAGATTCGGCCAGAATGTAAAAATCGGTTCCGTCTTTCACTTTGACGTAATCTATGTCGGGGCCCATCGTGAGTCCCAGATTGCTCGGCAGCGTCCAGGGCGTGGTCGTCCAGGCGAGCAGATATGTATGACCGTCCGCCATCGCCGGATCGTTCGCAGCCTCGCCGGGCTGCGTTACCTTGAACCGGATCGTAACGGCCGGATCGTGTACGTCTTTATAACCGCCGAGTGCGAGTTCGTGATTGGAAAGGACGGTCGAACACCGCGGACAATACGGCAGAATATAATGCCCTTCGTACAAAAGTCCTTTTTCCCACAAGCTTTTCAGAATCCACCAAATGGATTCCATATAGTCGGGATTCATCGTTTTATAGTCGTTGTCGAAATCGA
This sequence is a window from Treponema brennaborense DSM 12168. Protein-coding genes within it:
- a CDS encoding GGDEF domain-containing protein; translated protein: MERKGITIFSICIALAFAAALVFFGTAIYSEYRKNVTGIQAAAADFIQNAAAVSEYYAPESTDFAALLRNKIDSEPHVAAVTVTRNNKTVFAYPLSSSLITTGSDGSPQMAASSALVRLTSRVAGLGSGENAVITTAAYVIQPASIYAYARISFLLILAGTLCAAILLLYVYLTDRQNDEPEEVPYTAVPEFGTKSVLRYDSAIPPLYEDAAVPEYPNEVRLPEAETEPNEVRLPNAESEPDEVQLPNAESEPNVGNAAGAPLPVSGAIDPTGLFSPVTGFGWESYLEERLDSELIRSASSEEDLTLMIFRFPGLDRASPLARNICAALLDFFKFRDLVFEYGEDGYSGILHDTDLETAIELAEELHAKLNLLLEEAGFTAKMGIGISTRSFRLIPGKRLFTEAEQALVHALEDLETSIVAFRVDPDKYRQYISESAQHTAKNP
- a CDS encoding tetratricopeptide repeat protein; translation: MIHLRCVLRIGIVLLSGGLLLGSAACSSAGGVRIPGENERILKNLASEYYAIAEGNLNLKNYTKAVEYYRLAMRSAEFERIAYYKIGYAYALAKDWVNAESVYRELLAQDSQNVSLAASLAYITAQKGDIDSALVQYEKLTALQPFDQSLRENYTVLLAAAGRNDDAAKQLELLKTDFPDSTVIESLEKKLKPQDTETPDTETPTAEIPAIETQN
- a CDS encoding uracil phosphoribosyltransferase, with the protein product MDSKIILKAESLDGYLTEQDQKYLAEMDILYERAMASFKVIAGGGFSSTLAAEEKKVIDVFNEMGHLMQTICAEVPALKVFSFCTEEESHAEASRVIAKLRDIRTDHQEFVYYSQRAYEMLFRLAYTGNHSDNKNYLVVKTPVTAPVQNYSVHKIPDIDYKIENTVMCVMLRGALLPSMIMSKEIEEYSSHGYVTPFALFKIKRNDSKHENDMEYILDLQNSFFKLEDLDGKDLIFADPMNATGGSLVTVVKYLLEQGVKPRSIKFFNVIAALKGGLRVVRALENCTVYTLWMDPVLNASAYIMPGLGDAGDRLNGRDTEDTPRNIIQLIADYGSNITGLYRSQLRKIEQTVLGNMR
- the ileS gene encoding isoleucine--tRNA ligase translates to MYEPVDPKASFPELEEKVLKFWKDNDIFKKSIAMRDGCSEYVFYDGPPFATGLPHFGHFIPSTIKDIIPRYQTMKGKKVERRFGWDCHGLPVENLIEKELGLNSKTDIEKYGVAEFNEACRASVLRYVDEWKQAVTRLGRWVDFDNDYKTMNPDYMESIWWILKSLWEKGLLYEGHYILPYCPRCSTVLSNHELALGGYKDVHDPAVTIRFKVTQPGEAANDPAMADGHTYLLAWTTTPWTLPSNLGLTMGPDIDYVKVKDGTDFYILAESRLAAYYKSPDQYELVWRKKGSELVGTRYEPLFPYFANLANASDGSDGNPPSIGAFRVFTADFVSTEDGTGIVHTAPGFGEDDNKVFKGSGVPTVCPVDNECKFTAEVPDYAGRFVKDCDKDIMERLKTEGKLVKRDQILHAYPHCWRCSSPLIYRAVGSWFVGVESIRDKLLKANYQITWQPEHIKNGRFGKWLEGARDWAISRNRYWGNPIPVWKCPDCGKTICVGSRRELEELSGTYPEDLHKHFVDKITIPCECGGTMSRIPEVLDCWFESGSMPYAQNHYPFENKEYFEAHFPADFISEGLDQTRGWFYSLTVLAAALFDRPAFKNCVVNGLVLASDGKKMSKSLRNYTDPAVAVNTFGADAIRLFLMHSAVVKADDLKYSDEGVRDVLKSILIPLWNSYSFYITYANIDGIQATGHAFDSVSPTNPLDRWLLSITQKLVTDVSGALDAYDLSRAIDPIVSYIDQLNNWYIRRSRRRFWKSENDGDKTEAYETLYLALKTFSLVAAPVVPFITEIMWQNLRTPEDPESVHLADYPAYDEAKRDLSLEFKMETVQKAVSMGRSLRYQFNLKIRQPLKTVEFVTRNPEEKKVLLEMEESIREELNVKKVVFHEREDELVEYKAKANFRTLGKELGPLMKAASAVIAELDQEAIQSILDGSTLSIDVAGRTVELDASKIIVDRLEKAHLKVVNDGTLTVALDSEITDDLRKEGYVRDLIRGVQNLRKESGLSVTDRIVLTASGSDELKEAYAQFADFIAGETLAVKTAWASSVPSGTDVEAGEQVWSVAVEKA